The DNA sequence CTGTCGGTTTCGCACGGTTGCCGGTAACGTCCCACGGCTTGGCGCAGTGGTGGCAGTCCGTGTTACTGTTGCTGAGCCAATATACAAAAGTTGAATAGAATTACTGTTGATCAGGACATATTCTGTAGCCACCATTGCGCCAAACCGCTGTTAGTGGCAGTTTTTCTCATTCAGGTCATCGATTTCCGATAGTAATTATCGTAGCTGTCATTTTTGCAATTAATTTTTCTCCTGTTTCATCATAAACATTTCCCTCGCATACGGTCAAAGTTTTTCCTGACTGAATAACTTTTCCAATGGCAATTAATTTTGTCGTTGCCGCGGGTTTTAAGAAGTTTACTTTGAATTCAACTGTTAGCACATCCTTGTTTTCAGCTGCAACGGTCAGCGCAGCATATCCACAAGCACTGTCAACTATACTTGTGATAACACCGGCGTGAAAAAAATTATGTTGTTGTGACAAGCCTTCATTATAGGCACTTGAAATTTGAACGAGGCC is a window from the Chitinophagales bacterium genome containing:
- a CDS encoding thioesterase, with product MDELYQRIAASFNSQGLMKTLNASLDKVQSGLVQISSAYNEGLSQQHNFFHAGVITSIVDSACGYAALTVAAENKDVLTVEFKVNFLKPAATTKLIAIGKVIQSGKTLTVCEGNVYDETGEKLIAKMTATIITIGNR